A genomic stretch from Hemibagrus wyckioides isolate EC202008001 linkage group LG02, SWU_Hwy_1.0, whole genome shotgun sequence includes:
- the mrps34 gene encoding 28S ribosomal protein S34, mitochondrial: MVKKKRLRLIAEMARKIRAYRELKNRPRDSQRYALDYETMTRPLTGKRLPVLAWQDVRRETPLFKLLAGMRMFGVGRLFTRKSWIEEHTEPCYWKITKVKVDYTAENMDHGKAWGILTFKGKEEASEKELDKVMYHDWRLIPKHEEEAFTCFEPVPEPPIRHVCYPPLLRAMMLAQQAKELGVDASTLPEPSLPLKRDVLLSKEYFRSQEQQKQEGTPV; encoded by the exons ATGGTGAAAAAGAAGCGCTTGAGACTGATTGCTGAGATGGCCCGAAAGATCCGGGCTTATCGAGAGCTGAAAAATCGGCCACGGGATTCACAACGCTATGCCCTGGACTATGAAACCATGACACGGCCACTCACCGGTAAGAGGCTGCCAGTGCTGGCCTGGCAGGATGTGCGGAGGGAGACTCCACTTTTCAAGCTCCTGGCTGGCATGCGCATGTTTGGTGTGGGACGGCTCTTTACACGGAAATCGTGGATAGAGGAACACACAGAGCCCTGCTACTGGAAGATAACTAAAGTGAAAGTAGACTACACAGCAGAG AATATGGACCATGGGAAAGCGTGGGGCATTTTGACATTTAAGG GTAAAGAAGAAGCCTCTGAGAAGGAGCTAGATAAGGTCATGTACCACGACTGGCGCTTGATACCCAAACATGAAGAAGAGGCCTTTACATGCTTCGAGCCTGTCCCTGAACCACCCATCCGTCATGTGTGCTATCCACCACTCCTGCGTGCCATGATGTTAGCACAGCAAGCCAAGGAGCTTGGCGTCGATGCCAGTACCCTACCTGAACCCAGCCTACCTCTTAAAAGAGATGTGCTGCTCAGCAAAGAGTACTTCCGCAGCCAGGAACAGCAAAAACAGGAAGGAACACCCGTATAA
- the nme3 gene encoding nucleoside diphosphate kinase 3 isoform X1 → MRSGLILETLERAHVPSFFSPKSSRESLGRATGTFTAMICLFLTLFAHIFKTGWTGVNERTFIAVKPDGVQRKLVGEIIRRFERKGFKLVAMKFLQASEEQLKEHYWELRERPFYKGLVKYMSSGPIVVMAWQGLDVVKTSRKMLGETNPADSLPGTIRGDYGVEVGRNVIHGSDSVESARREISLWFKEHELVCWEESSEHWIYV, encoded by the exons ATGCGCTCCGGTCTGATCCTCGAGACGTTAGAGCGCGCGCACgttccttcctttttctctccGAAGAGCTCGCGGGAAAGCCTGGGCCGAGCAACCGGCACGTTTACAGCCATGATTTGTCTTTTCTTGACGCTCTTCGCTCACATCTTCAAGACAG GATGGACAGGTGTGAACGAGCGCACTTTCATCGCCGTGAAGCCGGACGGTGTCCAGAGGAAGCTGGTGGGAGAAATCATCCGCCGCTTTGAGAGAAAAGGCTTTAAACTGGTCGCCATGAAATTCCTGCAG GCTTCCGAGGAGCAGTTGAAGGAACACTACTGGGAATTGAGAGAGAGGCCATTTTACAAAGGCCTTGTGAAATACATGAGCTCTGGGCCTATTGTAGTAATG GCATGGCAAGGTCTGGATGTGGTGAAAACATCCAGAAAGATGCTTGGAGAGACGAACCCTGCCGATTCCCTCCCAGGAACTATCCGAGGAGATTACGGAGTGGAAGTAGGCAG GAACGTCATCCATGGCAGTGACTCAGTGGAGAGCGCTCGGAGGGAAATCTCCCTGTGGTTCAAAGAGCATGAGCTCGTCTGCTGGGAAGAGAGCAGTGAGCACTGGATCTATGTCTGA
- the nme3 gene encoding nucleoside diphosphate kinase 3 isoform X2 has translation MKRHLAVIENRGKRRRKESSSRVTEGWTGVNERTFIAVKPDGVQRKLVGEIIRRFERKGFKLVAMKFLQASEEQLKEHYWELRERPFYKGLVKYMSSGPIVVMAWQGLDVVKTSRKMLGETNPADSLPGTIRGDYGVEVGRNVIHGSDSVESARREISLWFKEHELVCWEESSEHWIYV, from the exons ATGAAGCGTCATTTAGCCGTAATAGAGAATCGAGGCAAGAGGCGTCGAAAAGAAAGCAGCAGCAGAGTGACCGAGG GATGGACAGGTGTGAACGAGCGCACTTTCATCGCCGTGAAGCCGGACGGTGTCCAGAGGAAGCTGGTGGGAGAAATCATCCGCCGCTTTGAGAGAAAAGGCTTTAAACTGGTCGCCATGAAATTCCTGCAG GCTTCCGAGGAGCAGTTGAAGGAACACTACTGGGAATTGAGAGAGAGGCCATTTTACAAAGGCCTTGTGAAATACATGAGCTCTGGGCCTATTGTAGTAATG GCATGGCAAGGTCTGGATGTGGTGAAAACATCCAGAAAGATGCTTGGAGAGACGAACCCTGCCGATTCCCTCCCAGGAACTATCCGAGGAGATTACGGAGTGGAAGTAGGCAG GAACGTCATCCATGGCAGTGACTCAGTGGAGAGCGCTCGGAGGGAAATCTCCCTGTGGTTCAAAGAGCATGAGCTCGTCTGCTGGGAAGAGAGCAGTGAGCACTGGATCTATGTCTGA